Proteins encoded by one window of Dioscorea cayenensis subsp. rotundata cultivar TDr96_F1 chromosome 6, TDr96_F1_v2_PseudoChromosome.rev07_lg8_w22 25.fasta, whole genome shotgun sequence:
- the LOC120263986 gene encoding phosphoribosylaminoimidazole-succinocarboxamide synthase, chloroplastic isoform X1 → MALRAPLQNPSKPLRPKHPLVSSFRSRSLIPMARQTRWLPSIAASLHHDAAHRDEVLRAARGSLGHCLSETHLEITVPGLTSKARGKVRDVYDGGDYLVLVTTDRQSAFDRVLASIPFKGQCGIYPQVLNETSLWWFNMTQHITPNAVVSTPDKNVTIAKKCSVFPVEFVVRGFVTGSTDTSLWTVYNKGMRNYCGNDLPDGMVKNQKLPGNIITPTTKGVDHDVPVSPEEIIKLGLMTQDEFDEVSSKALKLFAYGQQVALENGLLLVDTKYEFGKGPDGKILLVDEVHTPDSSRYWIADSYEERFAAGLEPENVDKEFLRLWFKNHCNPYEDKVLPDAPEELVCELAWRYIFLFEKITRKKFKLPETEEQIHDRISKNVSHALSCL, encoded by the exons ATGGCTTTGCGAGCGCCGCTGCAAAACCCTAGCAAACCCCTCCGTCCCAAACACCCCTTAGTGTCCTCCTTTCGCTCTCGTTCCCTCATCCCCATGGCGCGCCAAACCCGATGGCTGCCTAGCATAGCAGCTTCTCTCCACCACGACGCTGCGCACCGCGATGAGGTTCTCCGTGCGGCCCGTGGTTCGCTCGGACACTGCCTGTCAGAGACTCACCTCGAGATCACCGTCCCTGGACTCACGTCCAAGGCCAGGGGCAAG GTTAGGGATGTTTATGATGGTGGGGATTATCTTGTTCTCGTCACCACTGACAGGCAGAGCGCCTTTGATCGTGTCCTTGCCTCCATTCCCTTCAAAGGCCAG TGTGGAATTTACCCTCAGGTTCTAAATGAGACGAGTTTGTGGTGGTTCAATATGACTCAACATATAACTCCAAATGCTGTTGTTTCTACTCCTGATAAAAACGTTACAATTGCAAAGAAGTGCTCTGTTTTTCCTGTTGAATTTGTTG TTAGAGGTTTTGTGACCGGTAGCACTGATACGTCATTATGGACGGTTTATAACAAGGGTATGAGGAACTATTGTGGCAATGATCTTCCTGATG GTATGGTTAAAAACCAAAAGCTGCCGGGAAACATAATTACACCTACAACTAAAGGTGTGGATCATGATGTTCCTGTTTCTCCTGAAGAG ATAATCAAACTTGGTTTGATGACACAAGATGAATTTGATGAAGTAAGTAGCAAAGCCTTGAAGCTATTTGCATATGGACAG CAAGTTGCTCTGGAGAATGGTCTGCTATTGGTTGACACAAAGTATGAATTTGGAAAAGGACCGGATGGGAAAATTCTTTTGGTTGATGag GTGCACACCCCTGATTCCAGCAGATACTGGATTGCTGATTCGTATGAGGAGAGGTTTGCTGCTGGTCTTGAACCAGAAAATGTGGATAAG gagtTCTTGAGGTTGTGGTTCAAGAACCATTGTAATCCCTACGAAGATAAG GTCCTTCCAGATGCTCCGGAAGAACTTGTTTGCGAATTGGCATGGAG gtatattttcttatttgagaAGATCACAAGAAAGAAATTTAAGCTTCCAGAGACAGAG GAACAAATACATGACAGGATATCGAAAAATGTTTCGCATGCTTTATCATGCTTGTGA
- the LOC120263986 gene encoding phosphoribosylaminoimidazole-succinocarboxamide synthase, chloroplastic isoform X2 has translation MALRAPLQNPSKPLRPKHPLVSSFRSRSLIPMARQTRWLPSIAASLHHDAAHRDEVLRAARGSLGHCLSETHLEITVPGLTSKARGKVRDVYDGGDYLVLVTTDRQSAFDRVLASIPFKGQVLNETSLWWFNMTQHITPNAVVSTPDKNVTIAKKCSVFPVEFVVRGFVTGSTDTSLWTVYNKGMRNYCGNDLPDGMVKNQKLPGNIITPTTKGVDHDVPVSPEEIIKLGLMTQDEFDEVSSKALKLFAYGQQVALENGLLLVDTKYEFGKGPDGKILLVDEVHTPDSSRYWIADSYEERFAAGLEPENVDKEFLRLWFKNHCNPYEDKVLPDAPEELVCELAWRYIFLFEKITRKKFKLPETEEQIHDRISKNVSHALSCL, from the exons ATGGCTTTGCGAGCGCCGCTGCAAAACCCTAGCAAACCCCTCCGTCCCAAACACCCCTTAGTGTCCTCCTTTCGCTCTCGTTCCCTCATCCCCATGGCGCGCCAAACCCGATGGCTGCCTAGCATAGCAGCTTCTCTCCACCACGACGCTGCGCACCGCGATGAGGTTCTCCGTGCGGCCCGTGGTTCGCTCGGACACTGCCTGTCAGAGACTCACCTCGAGATCACCGTCCCTGGACTCACGTCCAAGGCCAGGGGCAAG GTTAGGGATGTTTATGATGGTGGGGATTATCTTGTTCTCGTCACCACTGACAGGCAGAGCGCCTTTGATCGTGTCCTTGCCTCCATTCCCTTCAAAGGCCAG GTTCTAAATGAGACGAGTTTGTGGTGGTTCAATATGACTCAACATATAACTCCAAATGCTGTTGTTTCTACTCCTGATAAAAACGTTACAATTGCAAAGAAGTGCTCTGTTTTTCCTGTTGAATTTGTTG TTAGAGGTTTTGTGACCGGTAGCACTGATACGTCATTATGGACGGTTTATAACAAGGGTATGAGGAACTATTGTGGCAATGATCTTCCTGATG GTATGGTTAAAAACCAAAAGCTGCCGGGAAACATAATTACACCTACAACTAAAGGTGTGGATCATGATGTTCCTGTTTCTCCTGAAGAG ATAATCAAACTTGGTTTGATGACACAAGATGAATTTGATGAAGTAAGTAGCAAAGCCTTGAAGCTATTTGCATATGGACAG CAAGTTGCTCTGGAGAATGGTCTGCTATTGGTTGACACAAAGTATGAATTTGGAAAAGGACCGGATGGGAAAATTCTTTTGGTTGATGag GTGCACACCCCTGATTCCAGCAGATACTGGATTGCTGATTCGTATGAGGAGAGGTTTGCTGCTGGTCTTGAACCAGAAAATGTGGATAAG gagtTCTTGAGGTTGTGGTTCAAGAACCATTGTAATCCCTACGAAGATAAG GTCCTTCCAGATGCTCCGGAAGAACTTGTTTGCGAATTGGCATGGAG gtatattttcttatttgagaAGATCACAAGAAAGAAATTTAAGCTTCCAGAGACAGAG GAACAAATACATGACAGGATATCGAAAAATGTTTCGCATGCTTTATCATGCTTGTGA